A stretch of Rhodoferax potami DNA encodes these proteins:
- a CDS encoding outer membrane protein assembly factor BamD, protein MLRAKLSVVYAPMLAALASLLVACSSAPVDKTAGMSPNRLYAEAKDEMGSSQWDKAVPLLEKLEARAAGTPLAQQAQLNKAYAHFKAGEQAQSLATLERFIKLHPASPALDYAIYLKGIVNFNDDLGLLSAVTRQDLAERDQKAAKESFESFKELTSRFPDSKYTPDARQRMNYIVGSLAQSEVHVARYYYKRGAYLAAANRAQQCLTDYRDVPATEEALFILYKSYDALGMVQLRDDAKRILDKNYPQSEFVAGGGKANSNPWWKLW, encoded by the coding sequence ATGCTGCGTGCGAAATTATCGGTCGTTTATGCCCCCATGCTGGCGGCTTTGGCCAGTCTGCTCGTGGCCTGCTCCAGTGCTCCCGTCGACAAAACCGCAGGCATGAGCCCGAATCGCTTGTACGCGGAAGCAAAAGACGAAATGGGCTCCTCACAATGGGACAAAGCGGTGCCCTTACTGGAGAAGCTGGAAGCGCGCGCAGCAGGAACTCCATTGGCACAGCAAGCCCAGCTCAACAAAGCCTACGCGCACTTCAAGGCTGGCGAACAGGCGCAGTCTCTCGCCACACTAGAGCGATTTATAAAACTCCACCCAGCCAGCCCGGCTTTGGACTATGCGATCTATTTGAAGGGCATCGTGAACTTCAACGATGATTTGGGCCTGCTATCGGCGGTTACTCGCCAGGATCTGGCAGAACGTGATCAAAAAGCGGCCAAAGAATCGTTCGAATCTTTCAAAGAATTGACCTCACGCTTTCCCGACTCGAAATACACCCCCGATGCACGCCAACGCATGAACTACATCGTGGGCTCGCTGGCACAGTCTGAAGTGCATGTGGCACGCTACTACTACAAGCGGGGCGCCTATCTGGCAGCCGCAAACCGCGCCCAACAATGCCTGACAGATTACCGGGATGTGCCCGCCACCGAAGAAGCATTGTTTATTTTGTACAAATCGTACGACGCGCTCGGCATGGTCCAGTTGCGGGACGATGCGAAGCGAATCCTCGACAAAAACTACCCGCAATCGGAATTTGTTGCTGGCGGCGGAAAAGCTAACTCCAATCCGTGGTGGAAGCTTTGGTAA
- a CDS encoding helix-turn-helix domain-containing protein, whose product MSEAGGEAAEQGSVVTNNLPSAGEMLRNAREAAGLHIAALAVSMKVPVKKLEALESDRIDLLPDAVFVRALASSVCRALKIDPAPILERLPHVVAPQFQVADRGINEPFKDQQNWVKSSMLDIVKRPSALLVLGLLTCAVLVFAIPSVQLPGWLTTSETEPTELMPPADSVPGMSAPKQESNDKAASVEVVPSAAVPPQNTASQVAAVAPEPIVPASGSQTGEDFLLVRAKGTTWVQVVDANGAVLLRRTLQGGTTTAVNGVPPLAVVVGKADLAEVEVRGKPFVMTDVSKDNVARFEVK is encoded by the coding sequence ATGAGTGAAGCGGGTGGCGAGGCGGCAGAGCAGGGCAGTGTTGTGACCAACAATCTGCCCAGTGCCGGTGAAATGCTGCGCAATGCGCGCGAAGCGGCTGGGTTGCACATCGCTGCGCTTGCTGTTTCCATGAAGGTTCCAGTCAAGAAGTTGGAGGCGCTGGAGTCAGACCGGATAGATTTGTTGCCAGATGCGGTATTCGTGCGGGCTCTGGCCTCCAGTGTTTGTCGTGCGCTGAAAATTGATCCGGCCCCCATTCTTGAGCGCTTGCCGCATGTGGTGGCTCCCCAGTTTCAAGTGGCGGATCGAGGAATTAACGAGCCTTTTAAAGATCAACAAAATTGGGTCAAATCTTCGATGCTGGATATCGTGAAGAGACCGAGTGCATTGTTGGTACTTGGGCTGTTGACATGTGCGGTGTTGGTTTTTGCTATTCCAAGTGTGCAGTTGCCCGGCTGGCTCACCACTTCGGAGACTGAGCCCACAGAGCTGATGCCTCCTGCGGATTCAGTACCTGGCATGAGTGCACCAAAGCAAGAGTCCAACGATAAGGCGGCTAGCGTTGAAGTTGTTCCAAGTGCTGCTGTTCCCCCGCAAAACACGGCAAGTCAGGTAGCGGCAGTTGCGCCCGAGCCGATAGTTCCTGCCAGCGGTAGTCAAACCGGCGAGGATTTTTTACTCGTCCGTGCCAAGGGAACTACCTGGGTACAAGTGGTTGATGCCAATGGTGCGGTTTTATTGCGCAGGACATTGCAAGGTGGTACTACCACTGCAGTGAATGGAGTACCGCCTTTGGCAGTTGTTGTGGGTAAAGCAGACCTTGCAGAGGTCGAAGTTCGGGGTAAGCCGTTTGTGATGACGGATGTTTCAAAAGATAACGTTGCTCGTTTCGAGGTGAAGTAG
- the scpB gene encoding SMC-Scp complex subunit ScpB, whose product MNMVDAKRVLETALICSPQPLTVRVLRELFADEIGADTVKSLLLELQMEWAERGVELMSVASGWRFQSRPEMREFLDRLHPEKPPKYTRATLETLAIIAYRQPVTRGDMEDIRGVTISSLLIKQLEDRGWVEVIGHREAPGRPALYATTRQFLDDLGLSSLDQLPLLESPDRGTDPVKDFGDMLGVADQASMKAEPTEGQQLTMPLQATSHAVENGTSL is encoded by the coding sequence ATGAACATGGTCGATGCCAAGCGTGTGCTCGAAACCGCTTTGATTTGTTCACCTCAGCCTTTGACGGTTCGCGTGCTGAGAGAGCTATTTGCCGATGAAATCGGTGCAGATACGGTCAAGTCCCTGTTGCTGGAACTCCAGATGGAGTGGGCTGAGCGCGGTGTAGAGTTGATGAGTGTGGCGTCTGGCTGGCGATTTCAGAGCCGTCCCGAGATGCGGGAGTTTCTGGACAGGCTCCATCCGGAGAAGCCCCCCAAGTACACCCGTGCGACGCTGGAGACTTTGGCCATCATCGCTTACCGGCAACCGGTTACGCGCGGGGACATGGAAGACATTCGGGGAGTCACGATCAGTTCACTGTTGATCAAACAGTTGGAGGATCGGGGTTGGGTAGAAGTTATCGGGCATCGTGAGGCGCCCGGGAGACCGGCGCTCTATGCGACAACGCGGCAGTTTTTGGACGATTTGGGCTTGAGCTCGTTGGATCAGCTTCCTTTGTTGGAGTCGCCAGATCGCGGCACAGACCCCGTGAAGGATTTTGGCGATATGTTGGGGGTTGCGGATCAGGCCTCCATGAAAGCCGAACCGACCGAAGGTCAACAGTTAACTATGCCATTGCAAGCGACTTCGCATGCAGTGGAAAACGGAACATCACTATGA
- the pilW gene encoding type IV pilus biogenesis/stability protein PilW → MSKKTSIEMGPAMTESRQSTVKVAARKLALMLGGALAIAVLGFLQGCSSAPSISPGTDIATDSDETPARKRAKIRLELAAGYYSNGQTRVALDEIKQSIAADPGIYEAHNLRGLIYMQLNDFGLADESFRRALQLSPQAAAVQHNYGWMLCQQGRMPEAYANFSAAINNPLYQERAKSWMALGVCQKTAGLRDEALVSLTRALELEPGNPVAGYNLALLFVLRGDLSRAQSQIRRVNNSEFANSETLWLGVKIERRLGNRDSAAQLGTQLAKRFPVSKEASLLERGAFDE, encoded by the coding sequence GTGAGCAAAAAAACTTCAATTGAAATGGGGCCCGCGATGACTGAAAGTAGGCAATCGACGGTGAAAGTCGCTGCACGTAAGCTCGCCCTTATGTTGGGGGGGGCTTTGGCGATTGCTGTGTTGGGTTTCCTTCAAGGCTGCTCATCCGCTCCCTCCATTTCACCGGGTACGGACATTGCAACCGATTCCGACGAGACGCCAGCCCGCAAGCGTGCCAAGATTCGATTGGAATTGGCGGCTGGCTACTACAGCAATGGTCAAACGCGGGTTGCGCTTGACGAGATCAAGCAGTCCATTGCTGCCGATCCGGGAATCTACGAAGCGCACAATTTGCGCGGTTTGATTTACATGCAACTCAATGATTTTGGGTTGGCAGATGAGAGCTTTAGGCGTGCGCTTCAGTTAAGCCCGCAGGCGGCAGCTGTTCAGCACAATTATGGTTGGATGCTCTGTCAGCAAGGGCGGATGCCAGAGGCCTACGCTAATTTTTCTGCAGCAATTAACAACCCCTTGTACCAAGAGCGCGCCAAATCGTGGATGGCGCTTGGCGTTTGTCAGAAAACTGCGGGCTTGCGAGACGAGGCACTGGTCAGTCTCACTCGGGCTCTCGAGCTGGAGCCGGGCAATCCGGTTGCAGGCTACAACTTGGCTCTGTTGTTTGTCCTGCGCGGAGATTTATCGAGAGCGCAATCTCAGATCCGTCGCGTGAATAACAGCGAGTTTGCGAATTCTGAGACGCTATGGCTGGGCGTAAAGATTGAGCGCAGGTTAGGGAACCGAGATTCTGCGGCCCAGTTGGGCACACAGTTGGCGAAAAGGTTCCCAGTATCTAAAGAGGCAAGTTTGCTTGAGCGAGGGGCGTTTGATGAGTGA
- the ndk gene encoding nucleoside-diphosphate kinase — translation MAIERTLSIIKPDAVAKNVIGQIYARFEAAGLKVVAARMAHLSRGEAEAFYAVHKERPFFKDLVDFMVSGPVMIQALEGEGAIAKNRDLMGATDPKKAAAGTIRADFADSIDANAVHGSDAPETAAVEIGFFFAGMNVYSR, via the coding sequence ATGGCAATCGAACGCACACTCTCTATCATCAAACCTGACGCAGTCGCCAAGAACGTGATCGGTCAGATCTACGCTCGTTTTGAAGCCGCTGGACTGAAGGTTGTGGCTGCACGCATGGCACACCTGTCGCGCGGCGAAGCAGAAGCTTTTTACGCTGTGCACAAAGAGCGTCCTTTCTTCAAGGACTTGGTGGACTTCATGGTCTCCGGTCCCGTGATGATCCAAGCCTTGGAAGGCGAAGGCGCAATCGCTAAAAACCGCGACCTGATGGGCGCAACTGACCCTAAAAAGGCTGCTGCAGGTACCATCCGCGCTGACTTCGCTGACAGCATCGATGCCAATGCAGTGCACGGCTCTGACGCTCCAGAAACTGCAGCGGTGGAAATCGGCTTCTTCTTTGCCGGTATGAACGTTTACTCGCGTTAA
- the ispG gene encoding flavodoxin-dependent (E)-4-hydroxy-3-methylbut-2-enyl-diphosphate synthase — translation MDQGLPIALAQPLPRRSLQSEVRWGSHVVTVGGAAPVRIQSMTNTDTEDAIGTAIQVKELAAAGSELVRITVNTPEAAQAVPHIRAQLDRMGVNVPLIGDFHFNGHRLLTDYPECAESLSKYRINPGNVGKGDKRDRQFAQMIEAAIRWDKPIRIGVNWGSLDQELLASLMDENSRRSQPWDAKQVMYEALITSAITSAEKAEEIGLPGHQIMLSCKVSGVSDLVAVYRELARRSKYALHLGLTEAGMGTKGTVASATALGILLQEGIGDTIRVSLTPAPGEARTQEVIVASEIIQSLGLRKFVPSVTACPGCGRTTSTTFQELTKQIDDFLRDQMPVWRKEYPGVENMKVAVMGCIVNGPGESKHADIGISLPGTGEAPAAPVYIDGEKKMTLRGDSIASEFQTVVENYIKARFTPPSPQA, via the coding sequence GTGGACCAAGGATTACCTATTGCATTAGCGCAGCCCTTGCCTCGCAGGAGTTTGCAGTCAGAGGTCAGGTGGGGCAGTCATGTCGTCACTGTGGGCGGCGCTGCTCCTGTGCGTATTCAATCCATGACGAATACCGATACCGAAGATGCGATCGGTACAGCGATTCAGGTGAAAGAGCTGGCAGCGGCGGGCTCAGAGCTAGTCCGAATCACGGTGAACACACCCGAAGCAGCCCAAGCAGTGCCTCATATTCGGGCGCAATTGGATCGTATGGGTGTCAATGTCCCGTTGATCGGTGACTTTCATTTCAACGGTCATCGGTTGTTGACTGACTACCCGGAATGTGCCGAGTCGTTGTCCAAGTATCGTATCAATCCCGGGAATGTGGGTAAGGGTGACAAACGTGACCGTCAGTTTGCACAAATGATCGAAGCGGCTATCCGTTGGGACAAGCCGATCAGAATCGGAGTGAACTGGGGTAGCTTGGATCAAGAGCTCTTGGCATCTTTGATGGATGAAAACAGCCGCAGGTCTCAGCCCTGGGATGCCAAGCAGGTCATGTATGAGGCCCTGATTACCTCGGCCATTACTTCCGCAGAGAAAGCCGAAGAGATCGGCTTGCCCGGGCATCAAATTATGTTGTCCTGCAAGGTCAGTGGTGTGTCCGATCTGGTCGCTGTGTATCGGGAGCTCGCCCGACGCTCAAAGTATGCGTTGCACCTGGGGTTGACCGAAGCCGGAATGGGCACCAAAGGTACGGTGGCCTCTGCCACGGCCTTGGGTATTCTTTTGCAAGAGGGCATTGGCGACACCATTCGTGTATCACTGACACCCGCTCCCGGTGAAGCGCGGACTCAGGAAGTGATCGTCGCTTCCGAGATCATTCAATCACTCGGTTTGCGTAAGTTTGTGCCCAGTGTTACGGCCTGTCCGGGTTGCGGCAGGACCACTAGCACCACATTCCAAGAGCTCACCAAGCAGATCGACGATTTTTTAAGAGATCAGATGCCTGTTTGGCGCAAAGAGTATCCTGGTGTCGAAAACATGAAGGTGGCCGTGATGGGCTGCATTGTCAACGGGCCAGGAGAGAGTAAGCACGCTGATATCGGCATCAGTCTTCCTGGCACTGGCGAGGCCCCCGCGGCCCCGGTTTACATCGACGGTGAAAAGAAAATGACCTTGCGCGGGGATTCCATCGCCAGCGAGTTCCAAACAGTTGTTGAGAATTACATCAAGGCGCGCTTCACGCCTCCATCCCCTCAAGCTTGA
- a CDS encoding pseudouridine synthase, with protein sequence MNDNDNINDAEASHAIEAPAPSESTSVKVGGNRFDDVISGQFDADEAAEDVSLPKRVLAPLAETPKLHKVLAQSGMGSRLEMEQLILEGRISVNNEPAHIGQRIQFGDNIKVNGKPIRFRIDPPPARVIAYHKPVGEVVTHDDPQNRPTVFRRLPKLHQGKWQSVGRLDLNTEGLLLFTSSGELANNLMHPRFGLEREYAVRVLGALTKEEKQALISGVQLDDGIAQFGSIEDGGGEGSNCWYRVTISEGRNREVRRMLESVGHAVSRLIRIRYGAMVLPRGLKRGAWMELDESDIRLLMQAAGTPKPRLHEDAAAGGGGARSRGRGGRQGGRGPAYPRDAAPPTPPARQGRGKPPRQATRQEGSGQPDPMKTSLGYIGADSFSRQRQEASGRGRPGGGQRRSGGRSR encoded by the coding sequence ATGAACGATAACGACAATATCAATGACGCTGAAGCTTCTCATGCCATTGAAGCCCCAGCTCCATCGGAAAGCACTTCTGTGAAAGTGGGAGGGAACCGCTTTGATGATGTGATCTCCGGCCAATTCGATGCAGATGAAGCCGCAGAAGATGTCAGCTTGCCCAAGCGGGTCTTGGCGCCGCTCGCCGAGACCCCGAAGTTGCATAAAGTACTTGCCCAGTCGGGGATGGGGTCGCGGCTTGAAATGGAGCAGCTGATTCTCGAAGGGCGGATTTCGGTGAACAACGAACCTGCCCACATCGGGCAGCGGATTCAGTTTGGTGACAACATCAAGGTCAACGGTAAGCCGATTCGCTTTCGAATCGATCCGCCACCCGCACGCGTGATTGCTTATCACAAGCCAGTCGGTGAGGTAGTGACTCATGATGACCCCCAAAATCGGCCCACCGTGTTTCGCCGTTTGCCAAAGCTCCACCAAGGGAAGTGGCAATCCGTCGGGCGATTGGATTTGAATACAGAAGGCCTGTTGTTGTTTACTAGCTCGGGCGAGTTGGCTAACAATCTGATGCACCCGCGATTCGGCTTGGAGCGCGAATACGCAGTGCGTGTTTTGGGCGCCCTCACGAAAGAGGAAAAGCAAGCCCTGATAAGCGGCGTTCAGCTGGACGACGGAATTGCACAATTCGGCTCTATTGAAGACGGCGGTGGTGAAGGATCCAACTGTTGGTACCGCGTTACCATTTCTGAAGGCCGTAACCGCGAGGTTCGCCGTATGCTGGAGTCTGTCGGGCATGCGGTAAGCCGACTCATCCGCATTCGCTACGGCGCCATGGTGCTTCCACGGGGTCTTAAGCGCGGTGCTTGGATGGAATTGGATGAATCTGACATCCGCTTGCTGATGCAGGCAGCCGGAACACCCAAACCCCGTCTCCATGAAGACGCGGCTGCCGGTGGTGGCGGTGCGCGCTCGCGTGGGCGCGGGGGGCGGCAGGGCGGGCGTGGTCCGGCGTATCCGAGGGATGCTGCGCCACCAACACCTCCAGCCCGTCAAGGACGGGGAAAACCCCCTCGTCAAGCCACACGCCAAGAGGGTAGTGGTCAACCTGATCCGATGAAAACATCTTTAGGTTACATCGGTGCAGACAGCTTTTCGCGACAGCGGCAAGAGGCAAGCGGCCGAGGTCGCCCGGGTGGCGGTCAGCGCCGTTCGGGCGGCAGAAGTCGTTAA
- the hisS gene encoding histidine--tRNA ligase produces MDKIVAVKGMNDILPPQSASWEALESLVRNVMRRFAFENIRTPIVEPTALFVRGLGEVTDIVEKEMYSFEDRLNGEALTLRPENTAGVVRAVVEHSLLYNGPKRLYYMGPMFRHERPQRGRYRQFHQIGAEALGFGGPEVDAEVILMAHMLWQELGLTGIELQINSLGQPEERHRHRAALIEHFEAHMDALDEEAKRRLHLNPLRLLDSKNPAMQPVIEAAPKLIDFLGSASKAHLDSVLRLLESHGVPYTINPRLVRGMDYYNLTVFEFVTTKLGSQGTVCAGGRYDYLIEQIGGKPAPGVGWAMGVERVLELIQESARPLPTPVLDVFAVILDSDYLPSVMPVLSSLRQAGLSVQMQASTPEGMPSLKSQFKRADSSGARYALVFGPDEISSGQVTIKSLRNADVPQVTIALTELAQWASHQAS; encoded by the coding sequence GTGGACAAAATCGTTGCAGTCAAAGGCATGAACGATATTCTCCCGCCGCAATCTGCGTCGTGGGAAGCGCTGGAGTCATTGGTTCGCAACGTGATGCGCAGGTTTGCTTTTGAAAACATTCGCACCCCCATCGTCGAGCCCACCGCATTGTTTGTGCGTGGGCTAGGCGAAGTGACGGATATTGTTGAAAAGGAAATGTATTCATTCGAGGATCGCTTGAATGGTGAAGCGCTGACTTTGCGCCCTGAAAACACCGCAGGTGTTGTGCGCGCTGTGGTCGAGCATTCTTTGCTCTACAACGGTCCCAAACGCTTGTATTACATGGGCCCTATGTTCCGGCATGAACGCCCGCAGCGGGGTCGCTACCGTCAATTCCACCAGATCGGCGCCGAGGCCCTAGGTTTCGGCGGACCTGAGGTGGATGCAGAGGTCATCCTCATGGCGCACATGCTATGGCAAGAGCTGGGTCTGACAGGTATCGAGTTGCAGATCAACAGCTTAGGCCAGCCGGAGGAGCGACACCGGCATCGAGCGGCACTCATTGAGCATTTTGAGGCTCATATGGACGCTCTTGATGAGGAGGCCAAGCGCCGTTTGCACTTGAATCCACTGCGTCTGTTGGACTCCAAGAATCCTGCTATGCAGCCCGTGATTGAGGCCGCGCCCAAGTTGATTGATTTTCTTGGCAGCGCTTCCAAGGCACATTTAGATTCGGTCCTCCGACTCCTAGAAAGCCACGGTGTTCCTTACACCATCAATCCTCGCTTGGTCCGCGGTATGGACTATTACAACTTGACTGTTTTTGAGTTCGTGACAACCAAACTCGGATCACAGGGGACTGTCTGTGCCGGCGGTCGCTACGACTACTTGATTGAACAAATAGGCGGCAAGCCGGCTCCCGGCGTGGGCTGGGCCATGGGGGTCGAACGCGTCCTGGAGCTGATTCAAGAATCTGCGCGCCCACTTCCGACGCCTGTCTTGGATGTGTTTGCGGTCATTCTGGACTCTGACTATTTGCCGTCTGTGATGCCGGTTTTGTCGTCGCTGCGCCAGGCTGGTTTATCAGTACAGATGCAGGCCAGCACGCCAGAGGGCATGCCCAGTCTCAAGTCTCAATTCAAGCGTGCAGACAGTTCTGGGGCGCGCTACGCATTGGTATTCGGGCCCGATGAAATATCCTCGGGACAAGTCACTATCAAATCACTAAGAAACGCGGATGTTCCGCAAGTCACTATTGCGCTTACTGAACTGGCGCAATGGGCGTCGCATCAAGCGTCATAA
- the rlmN gene encoding 23S rRNA (adenine(2503)-C(2))-methyltransferase RlmN — protein MAVNLLDFDLEGLAAFCESLGEKKFRATQLFRWVHQKGADQFDDMSDLARSLRDKLKGNAEITALPVMTQHISADGTIKWLFDVGGGDAVETVFIPESDRGTLCISSQAGCAVGCRFCSTGHQGFSRNLKTWEILAQLWFAEHFLRKHLGVQERVISNVVMMGMGEPLQNYAALVPALRTMLDNHGYGLSRRRVTVSTSGVVPMMDRLKDDCPVALAVSLHAPTDVLRDNLVPLNKKYPLVELLSACKRYLERAPRDFITFEYCMLDGVNDSPEHARALLTLVREADVPCKFNLIPFNPFPASGLLRSKNNVVQEFARILLDGGLVTTVRKTRGDDIDAACGQLAGDVKDRTNVSNRISKQRTIMLQQIGEQKNFN, from the coding sequence ATGGCGGTCAACCTGCTCGATTTTGACCTCGAGGGTCTGGCCGCCTTCTGCGAAAGCTTAGGCGAGAAAAAGTTTCGCGCAACTCAACTATTTCGTTGGGTCCATCAAAAAGGCGCAGACCAATTTGATGACATGAGCGACCTCGCCCGATCTCTCAGAGACAAATTAAAAGGCAATGCTGAAATCACCGCATTGCCAGTAATGACGCAGCATATATCTGCTGACGGAACCATCAAATGGCTGTTTGATGTCGGTGGTGGTGACGCTGTCGAAACAGTTTTTATCCCGGAGTCCGATCGAGGAACGCTTTGTATTTCCTCGCAGGCGGGTTGTGCGGTGGGTTGTCGTTTTTGCTCGACAGGCCACCAGGGATTCAGTCGAAATTTGAAGACGTGGGAGATTTTGGCGCAGCTGTGGTTTGCTGAGCACTTCCTGCGCAAACATCTCGGGGTTCAAGAGCGCGTCATCTCCAATGTGGTGATGATGGGCATGGGGGAGCCGCTCCAAAATTACGCCGCCTTGGTGCCTGCACTGAGGACCATGTTGGACAACCATGGTTACGGTTTGTCGCGACGGCGAGTGACGGTCTCAACCTCTGGCGTGGTTCCAATGATGGATCGTCTCAAAGACGATTGTCCAGTGGCGTTAGCCGTGTCTTTGCACGCACCTACAGATGTACTGCGCGACAACTTGGTGCCCTTGAACAAGAAGTATCCCCTGGTGGAGCTTCTGAGCGCATGCAAGCGTTACCTCGAAAGAGCGCCGCGCGATTTCATTACGTTTGAATATTGCATGCTCGATGGCGTTAACGACAGCCCCGAACACGCGCGAGCCTTGCTGACACTGGTTCGCGAGGCTGATGTTCCCTGCAAGTTCAATCTGATTCCGTTTAACCCTTTTCCAGCGTCGGGGCTTTTGCGCTCGAAGAACAATGTGGTCCAGGAGTTCGCTCGGATTTTGCTGGATGGTGGTCTTGTGACTACGGTTCGCAAAACGCGGGGGGATGATATCGACGCGGCGTGCGGACAGCTCGCCGGTGACGTCAAAGATCGCACGAATGTGAGCAACCGGATAAGCAAGCAACGCACGATCATGCTGCAGCAAATCGGTGAGCAAAAAAACTTCAATTGA
- a CDS encoding RluA family pseudouridine synthase, translating to MIQTTRIISTHSAEQEAEDPSDIAGETELRHLVFSADVHGERLDRALAFHVEEFSRSYLQQLIELGLVQLNGRVVLKTSVKVKVGDSAVIELRPTPQSQAFKPESMSLDVVYEDEHVLVINKPPGLVVHPAPGNWSGTLLNGLLAYSAHAALVPRAGIVHRLDKDTSGLMVVARTRLAMDFLVKAIAAREVSRQYFAIAHKAWPWQGLKTVSAPIGRDPRNRLRMAVVDLGLHAGKEARTDFELLSTSQVACWVRCILHTGRTHQIRVHMAHLGHPLVADPVYGGAPAADMGRQALHACRLAFQHPVTGANLTFESPPPPDFLALSVQLGLGYNPSTKPGGL from the coding sequence TTGATACAAACCACGAGAATTATATCGACGCACTCTGCGGAACAAGAGGCGGAAGACCCCTCGGATATCGCGGGTGAAACGGAGCTGCGTCACCTCGTTTTCTCGGCGGATGTCCATGGCGAGCGCTTGGATCGCGCGCTCGCTTTTCATGTGGAAGAATTCTCGCGCAGCTATTTGCAGCAGCTGATAGAGCTGGGGTTGGTGCAACTGAATGGTCGCGTGGTCTTGAAGACTTCAGTCAAGGTCAAGGTAGGCGACTCTGCAGTGATTGAACTGCGCCCCACACCTCAAAGCCAAGCTTTCAAGCCTGAGTCCATGTCTCTGGATGTGGTGTACGAGGATGAGCATGTTCTGGTGATCAACAAACCACCCGGTTTAGTGGTTCACCCGGCGCCGGGCAACTGGAGTGGAACTTTGTTGAACGGCTTGCTGGCTTACAGTGCTCACGCGGCTTTGGTTCCGCGTGCCGGTATTGTCCATCGCTTGGACAAGGACACCAGTGGCTTGATGGTGGTGGCGCGCACACGGCTTGCCATGGATTTTTTGGTGAAGGCAATTGCAGCCAGGGAGGTCAGTCGCCAGTATTTCGCGATCGCCCACAAGGCATGGCCTTGGCAGGGACTAAAGACTGTCAGCGCGCCGATCGGTCGGGATCCGCGAAACCGGTTGAGAATGGCGGTGGTGGATTTGGGTTTACACGCGGGCAAAGAAGCCAGAACGGACTTTGAATTGCTGTCAACCAGTCAGGTCGCTTGCTGGGTTCGCTGTATTCTGCACACCGGCCGCACGCACCAGATCCGGGTCCACATGGCGCACCTCGGGCACCCTTTGGTCGCTGACCCGGTTTATGGTGGTGCCCCAGCGGCGGATATGGGTCGACAAGCCTTGCATGCCTGCCGACTGGCATTTCAGCATCCTGTCACAGGGGCCAATTTGACTTTTGAGTCGCCACCGCCGCCCGATTTCTTGGCACTTTCTGTTCAATTGGGGCTCGGTTACAATCCGTCCACCAAACCGGGAGGTTTGTAA